The following coding sequences are from one Nymphalis io chromosome 5, ilAglIoxx1.1, whole genome shotgun sequence window:
- the LOC126768752 gene encoding cuticle protein 7-like — MLSQVLCFFAIVAVAVAQYGYGHGAAYSSQHISRHDGHPEIVNEHGHHDYYTHPKYTFEYKVEDHHTGDMKSQHESRDGDVVKGVYSLHQPDGSERTVHYHGDHHTGFHADVKYDTHHIIPKYHY, encoded by the exons atgttgtcTCAG gtatTGTGTTTCTTTGCCATCGTCGCTGTCGCCGTAGCTCAATACGGCTACGGACACGGAGCAGCGTACTCGTCACAACACATCTCTCGTCATGACGGACATCCTGAAATCGTCAATGAACATGGTCACCATGACtactat ACTCATCCCAAGTATACCTTCGAGTACAAAGTGGAGGATCACCACACGGGTGACATGAAGTCTCAACACGAGAGCCGAGACGGTGACGTGGTGAAAGGCGTGTACTCGCTGCATCAACCAGATGGTTCCGAGAGAACCGTGCACTACCACGGCGACCACCATACTGG ATTCCACGCTGATGTAAAATATGACACTCATCACATTATCCCGAAGTACCATTACTAA